In one Lolium rigidum isolate FL_2022 chromosome 3, APGP_CSIRO_Lrig_0.1, whole genome shotgun sequence genomic region, the following are encoded:
- the LOC124699876 gene encoding probable prefoldin subunit 4, which produces MQQGDGTEAQVTWEDQQNINRFGRLNNRLHELADEIRLAKEANENLEDAGNELILCDEDVVRFQIGEVFAHMPMDDVETRLEQMKEDAAKKLERLEEEKESILAQMAELKKILYGKFKDAINLEED; this is translated from the exons ATGCAGCAG GGCGACGGCACGGAGGCGCAGGTGACATGGGAGGACCAGCAGAACATCAACCGGTTCGGCCGTCTCAACAACCGCCTCCACGAGCTCGCTGACGAGATCAGGCTTGCCAAG GAAGCAAATGAAAACCTTGAGGATGCTGGGAATGAACTTATCTTGTGTGATGAAGATGTGGTGCGCTTCCAAATTGGAGAGGTGTTCGCGCACATGCCGATGGATGATGTGGAAACCAGGCTGGAGCAGATGAAAGAGGACGCGGCTAAGAAGCTGGAGAggctggaggaggagaaggaatccATCCTTGCCCAGATGGCTGAACTGAAGAAGATCCTGTATGGGAAGTTTAAGGATGCCATCAATTTGGAGGAAGATTGA
- the LOC124703724 gene encoding E3 ubiquitin protein ligase DRIP2: MVKRELLAACMTCHICNRLLRDATTISECLHTFCRKCIYKKFNDEEVESCPKCGIDLGCTPVEKLRADHSLQDVRSKIFPFKRKKINAEDAASPISPPNKIKERSISSLVVPTPRLTPTGSTGRRSRVVTRKAAAALRGVGPTTDNAVKKENDSSDKNAHSSSVPANLGKVPKTKRQILSNEEASNHSSIKDTEDDSKDMTDNAELWRPLNCLVEAANRTKSIRSSLQNSAVKREQLNGSPSSTYGNKTKPKEHLKKSKLEDDKKDAPVTPVRLNKKLQGTGRRKRGLRAPVDVKPDGALTQNAKRFSSIWFSLVASFEQKGDPPLPQIPSHYLRIKDANIPASSIQKYLVQKLSLPSESEVEINCCGQSVDPAQPLRNLVELWLKGRSTQATQATVGSPAEDFVMVLTYGRPKAMAS, from the exons ATGGTCAAGCGGGAGCTGCTCGCCGCCTGCATGACGTGCCACATCTGCAACCGCCTCCTCCGCGACGCCACCACCATCTCCGAGTGCCTCCACACCT TTTGTAGAAAGTGCATATACAAGAAGTTCAATGATGAGGAGGTAGAATCCTGCCCAAAATGTGGGATTGATCTCGGCTGCACTCCAGTTGAGAAGCTTAG AGCTGATCACAGTCTACAAGATGTAAGATCCAAAATTTTCCCATTCAAACGCAAGAAGATCAACGCTGAAGATGCTGCATCTCCTATTTCAcctcccaataaaataaaagagagatCTATCTCTTCATTAGTGGTGCCTACACCTAGATTAACACCGACAGGATCGACTGGGCGGCGGTCAAGGGTAGTTACCAGGAAAGCTGCTGCTGCCTTGCGTGGAGTTGGTCCTACTACTGACAATGCTGTGAAAAAGGAAAATGATTCGAGTGACAAGAATGCTCATAGCTCAAGCGTGCCTGCTAATTTGGGCAAAGTGCCGAAAACAAAAAGACAG ATTTTGTCAAATGAGGAGGCATCAAACCATTCCTCCATTAAAGATACTGAAGATGATAGTAAGGACATGACAGATAACGCCGAGCTCTGGAGGCCTTTGAATTGTTTGGTAGAAGCTGCAAACAGGACAAAGTCTATTAGGTCGAGTTTACAGAATTCAGCTGTTAAAAGAGAGCAGCTTAATGGTTCTCCCAGTAGTACATATGGTAACAAAACAAAGCCAAAAGAGCATCTGAAGAAATCCAAACTGGAGGATGATAAGAAAGATGCTCCAGTTACACCAGTGAGACTAAATAAGAAACTTCAAGGGACTGGGCGGAGAAAGAGAGGACTTCGAGCCCCAGTAGATGTGAAACCTGATGGTGCACTTACGCAGAACGCGAAGAGATTCAGCTCCATATGGTTTTCATTGGTTGCCTCATTTGAACA GAAAGGAGACCCACCTTTGCCACAGATTCCTTCACACTATCTGCGCATAAA AGATGCAAACATACCTGCTTCGTCTATCCAAAAGTACCTCGTGCAGAAACTCAGTCTCCCGAGCGAGTCCGAG GTAGAAATAAATTGTTGTGGGCAGTCAGTGGACCCTGCACAACCTCTGCGCAATTTAGTAGAGCTGTGGCTGAAGGGGCGATCGACGCAGGCAACACAGGCCACTGTAGGCTCCCCTGCAGAAGATTTCGTAATGGTGCTAACCTACGGACGGCCGAAGGCCATGGCGTCGTGA